The genomic DNA ACAAGGCTCATGGCGGCTACTCCCAGAATTCAATGGATTTCTTCTATTCCCTCCTTGATTTTATTTTTGCCTACAATAGATCGACAGACCTTTGATCTCTAAACCTtataccccctccctctcatcctcaaaggAACACCTCAAGGTTAATCTCCAAAGTGCTCACCGGGTATCTCAGATCAAACTTCTCCAACACCGTCGGGTGCAACACACCCAACTCGCCAATCCTCTTcagctcaccacccaacctcACATAAATCGCAGCCGCCCTCCCCTTGAAGAAGGTTGGCTCGTCAATCTCCTGGATGAAATACCCATCGGCCTTGCTTGGGTTCTCCTTGACAGCATAGTCGATGCTCTTGCCCTCTAGGCCCTCCTCGTGCGTTACAAAGGCAACCTTCAGCATCGTCATGACGCGGTCCAGCAAGCCGTGTACGATTTCGAAACCGCTCGTCTTGCCATAGTAAGCAGCCGCCCACCGCCTCTCGTTTCTCGCCTTGCGCTCAAGGGACTCATCCTTGAAGACGACATCCGCCGACTCGATGATCTGGAGAGGTAGCTTCATCGCCTTGTTTTCGCTGAGCGTCTTGAGGAGacctgggaggagggatgtcCGCGCGACTTGATACTCGACGGTTCTGGGGTTGGCGAGCTTGACGGCGGTTttgccatcatcgacacGGTTAAGCCACTCGAAGTTCTCCTCGTGCGAGCAGAGAATGAGAGGCATGACCTCAACCCAGCCGGCCATGGCGCATTCGGTACGGACGATATCgctgagcttgttgatcaTGAGAGGCTTGCCGATGGTTACAGACCTGTTTGGTGATGAGCGGGGGAGGCTGTTGAAACCGTAGGCGATGGCAACATCTTCCATCTACACCAAATTGTCAATATTCCATACCGAACCTTGAGAAAACGAGAACAGCTTACCACATCGCAGGGGTGCAAAACATCGGCACGGGTTGGTGGCACAGTAACCTTGACAAACTTGGGATCCGAAGATGGTTCAGCCTTGTACGCCATCTTGCTCAACAACTTGCAGATAGACGCGGGGGACTCGCTCAGGCCAGTAACCTGGTTCAGGTagtcaacctcaacatccatAGTGCGGGCAGCCAAGCTTGGCGTTACCCGGGTGGTGCCGTTGTGCTCCGAAATCACCTTGACAGGCTCGATTGTGAAGGGCTCGGCGCAATACTGAGAGAACATGGCGACCATGATGTTGCAGACAATATCCAGCTTGGTCTGATCGGTTGCAGTCATGTCGATGAAGACATTCTTGGTATCGAGGGTAATCTTGGAGCGCTCGCTGTTGATGATTGGGGGGAGAGAGCAGATCTCTCTGTTCGCGTCAAGGATAACCGGGTAGACGGGCTTGTCGCGAAGGATGTGGAGGTAACGACCGAGGTGTCTGTCGGTCTCGTAGAAGCTCATGAGCTCCTCACCGttgatcttcttggtctGGTTCAGGGGGACAAAGTTGATGTCCTTGGGTGGGAGGGCCTCGTAGGTGAAGGGGCCCTGGATTGTGTCGAGATCGTGGGTACCGATGCTACATCCCAGCCGTCAGCATTCTATTCCTTCTGCGCAAAGCCATCCTCGATGCCGAAGTCGGAGCCACCACACGTACGCAACCAGTGTTCGTTGTCTCGCAAGGTTCTGGTGGAGCTTGTCCTGCAGGCTGATGAAGGAGTCGTAGGAGTCCTGGGTGAACTTGATGTTGCGAAGGATCGCGCCGGCAGCATAGGGGCGGACCTGCTCTGTttccttggtgatggtgagggtcTGCATCTTGTCCTCTGGGATGTTGGCCAGTTTCCAGTTTGGTGTCCCGTGTTTCCCGCGGAAGATGTTTAGGTGCATCGCAATTCCTGAATAGTGCCTCTCAGCATGtcttttccccttttccaaacTCTCCTCCCTAAGCCTCCAACCAAAAAGGGGGGCGTCATACCCTCGAAGCACAACATATCATAACGGTTGGCGGGAATCTCGATCGCCAACTCGGGCTTCTGATCCTTGGGGCGCGAAGGGTCATTCTCGGTGTCCTTGTCGAGCTCAATGCCAAAGTCGAAACAAAGCTGCTGGAAGCTCTCCTCGGTGAACCTGTTTCCCAAGAACAACAATcggtcaacctcctcctggtCATGGTGGGAGTAAGCAGTGCGCAATCTTACTGCTCGCCGAGCTCTTCAAAGAGCCGGTACTTGTCGACGTTGATGGTAGGCATATTGAAGAAAATGCCAATGaatttctttttcctttgtgTCGTCGAACCGATCAAGTGGAGCGGAATTGGAAACGACGTAAAAAGCCTTCTGCGCCGGAACGGTTGTCTTTCTAAAACTCCAAGGCGGCTAGGTTCGTGAACATTCAGACAACACAGGCCTAACTCGACTCATCCAACGCCCCCAGTCCGGCCTGGAGGGGCCGCACTTGGCTGGGATGACTCAAAATGCGGGACGGGTTTACTGCCGGGCGTCACCGCTTAATATCTGATAGAGGGGTTGTTCCCCCACTCACCCTGCTCACCTTCCGCTCACCGCGCTCCTTCTGTGCCCCACCGACAGCGCACAGACAATTTGCACCTGCTCTCAAATTTGCAAGCGTGCACAGACCATCTACCCTCCAGTATATATTGcccgctcccctcccatATTTTCGatttgcttttcttctttttttttcttcataCTTACCTTGGCTGGCCTCCGGGAGATCAAGAATTCCTAGAGGTATGGCGAAGAGCCTTCATTGCACATCGAGGAGTTCTTCGTCATTGATTGTCCTACGGGATCGTCATGGCTGTAATTTTTGATGTTTTCCACACCTTTTTTTCATTGTGCGCTTGATTCTGTCGAGCCATGAGGAAGAAAATTTCATTCCCATTCGCATTGTCATCAGTGTCTTGATGTTTTTTATGCGGAAAGCTGAAACTGTTTACGGGTTCGGGCGTTGGAAGGCTGCTTGTTCAAATGTCCCAATCACATCATGTCATCGTGACGTTGAAGTCGCGACTTGCATGTCCACAAAACAAGCTATCGTATCGTAGCACAACCACAAGACACAACACTCGCTCCTGTGTCAAAGTCTCTCTTCTCTATATAACATCTGCTTCCTACCGTGGTATATGGTCGCAAAAAAACTAAAACCGCAAATAGTGAaaggacaaaaaaaaaaaaaaaagtaatgGTATCTCTTGTCGCAGATTTAAGGAAAACAAAAATCCACTTAGAATTaagaaaacaacaagaagaatgcAGAGGCCATCCATCCCCAATTCTTAACCAAGACAAATATCCCATCTCTATAAAGTCCATTCATCCGTGGCTTTCGAAACAAAAgcgaccgaccgaccgaccgaccaAACCAGCCCAAGATAATATCCATCGACTCGAAACAGTCCATCCCGCCGGCGCACGCGCTGTTGATAACGCAatgggaaaaaaaaaaggctttCCTTTTAAAACAAATGCAATAGAACTTTCGCCCCAGTATGCAATATGTCTTTCTTTGATATCCcaagttgaagaaggaaagaaacaaaaaaaaaaaatagctGCACTGCAACTGAAGGGGTGGGGAATAAATAACAAAAACAAAGGTTATAAGAAGAACAACATCCATCACCCAAGAGGAGAAAACAAGTCACTCCACACACCATTctctccaaaaaaaaaaagactcagcccatcaaccccatctcATTCTGCGCCATAAACGTCCTCGCCAgctcatcccctcccctctcagcCGCCTCCATCCAGTGAATAGCCAGGCACATCAGCGCCGGATCACTC from Podospora pseudoanserina strain CBS 124.78 chromosome 2, whole genome shotgun sequence includes the following:
- the FRS1 gene encoding phenylalanine--tRNA ligase subunit beta (EggNog:ENOG503NVJA; BUSCO:EOG09260VTA; COG:J), which gives rise to MPTINVDKYRLFEELGEQFTEESFQQLCFDFGIELDKDTENDPSRPKDQKPELAIEIPANRYDMLCFEGIAMHLNIFRGKHGTPNWKLANIPEDKMQTLTITKETEQVRPYAAGAILRNIKFTQDSYDSFISLQDKLHQNLARQRTLVAIGTHDLDTIQGPFTYEALPPKDINFVPLNQTKKINGEELMSFYETDRHLGRYLHILRDKPVYPVILDANREICSLPPIINSERSKITLDTKNVFIDMTATDQTKLDIVCNIMVAMFSQYCAEPFTIEPVKVISEHNGTTRVTPSLAARTMDVEVDYLNQVTGLSESPASICKLLSKMAYKAEPSSDPKFVKVTVPPTRADVLHPCDVMEDVAIAYGFNSLPRSSPNRSVTIGKPLMINKLSDIVRTECAMAGWVEVMPLILCSHEENFEWLNRVDDGKTAVKLANPRTVEYQVARTSLLPGLLKTLSENKAMKLPLQIIESADVVFKDESLERKARNERRWAAAYYGKTSGFEIVHGLLDRVMTMLKVAFVTHEEGLEGKSIDYAVKENPSKADGYFIQEIDEPTFFKGRAAAIYVRLGGELKRIGELGVLHPTVLEKFDLRYPVSTLEINLEVFL